The Pagrus major chromosome 17, Pma_NU_1.0 genome includes a region encoding these proteins:
- the aicda gene encoding single-stranded DNA cytosine deaminase — MITKLDSVLLPRKKFIYHYKNVRWARGRHETYLCFVVKRRVGPDTLTFDFGHLRNRSGIHVELLFLRYLGALCPGLWGYGGTGEKRLSYSITWFCSWSPCANCSLRLCQFLSKTPNLRLRIFVSRLYFCDMEDSREREGLRMLKKAGVQITVMSYKDFFYCWQTFVACKTSKFKAWDELHRNTVRLTRKLNRILQPCETDDLRDAFKLLGL; from the exons TGTGCTTTTGCCCAGAAAAAAGTTCATCTACCATTACAAGAATGTGCGCTGGGCAAGGGGCCGACATGAGACTTACCTGTGCTTTGTAGTGAAGAGGCGAGTGGGGCCAGACACGTTAACCTTTGACTTTGGACACCTCCGAAATCGCAGTGGCATCCATGTAGAG CTGCTGTTCCTGCGCTACCTGGGAGCCTTGTGCCCTGGTTTGTGGGGGTATGGAGGCACTGGAGAGAAGAGGCTTAGTTACTCCATCACCTGGTTCTGCTCGTGGTCTCCCTGTGCCAACTGCTCCCTCAGACTGTGCCAGTTCCTCAGCAAGACTCCAAACCTTCGCCTTAGGATCTTCGTCTCTCGCCTCTACTTCTGTGACATGGAGGACAGCCGTGAAAGAGAGGGCCTAAGAATGCTGAAAAAAGCCGGCGTGCAGATCACAGTCATGAGTTACAAAG aCTTCTTCTATTGCTGGCAGACCTTTGTGGCTTGTAAAACGAGCAAATTCAAGGCCTGGGATGAGCTGCATCGTAACACTGTTCGCCTTACCAGGAAACTGAACCGCATCCTCCAG CCCTGTGAAACAGACGATTTAAGAGATGCCTTCAAGCTTCTTGGACTGTGA